From the genome of Perca flavescens isolate YP-PL-M2 chromosome 12, PFLA_1.0, whole genome shotgun sequence, one region includes:
- the znf622 gene encoding zinc finger protein 622, whose protein sequence is MASYTCISCRVAFTDGEVQRAHYKTDWHRYNLKRKVADMPPVTAENFQERVLAQRTAAEQKLSDAAATEGCAVCNKKFSSANAYQNHLQSHKHQQAEKQALLAAQRKVEMMNEKNLEKGLGDEKVDHDAKNEALQQALKEQQRPSPVKQGSSEGATRKRAEKLEKPPRLMWLEEQAKRREGEDGATAVEEEWEDVEEEDDDEMEEEEEEEEEEEEEEEDEEETMDQEEGDSAAASDPRPPALPGSIPVTDCLFCSHHSKSLMKNIGHMTKVHSFFIPDVEFLVDIKGLVRYLGEKVGAGNVCLWCNEKGRSFYSTEAVQSHMTDKSHCKLFTDGDAALEFADFYDFRSSYPDRKEGEDAEMAEEELPDDKNLEYDDETLELTLPSGATIGHRSLMRYYKQRFGAQRAIVLTHNKNAVGRVLRQYKALGWGGDAGSLYQKQKDMQYVQMMKSKWMLKLGMSNNATKQKHFRAQVMF, encoded by the exons ATGGCCTCCTACACCTGCATCAGCTGCAGAGTGGCTTTCACAGATGGCGAGGTGCAGCGAGCGCACTACAAAACCGACTGGCACCGCTACAACCTGAAGCGCAAGGTCGCCGACATGCCTCCGGTCACCGCCGAGAACTTCCAGGAGCGCGTCCTGGCCCAGCGGACGGCCGCCGAACAGAAGCTGAGCGACGCGGCGGCCACCGAGGGCTGCGCCGTCTGCAACAAGAAGTTCTCCAGCGCCAACGCCTACCAGAACCACCTGCAGTCGCACAAGCACCAGCAGGCCGAGAAGCAGGCCCTGCTGGCCGCCCAGAGGAAAGTGGAGATGATGAACGAGAAGAATCTGGAGAAAGGACTCGGGGACGAGAAGGTGGATCACGATGCCAAGAACGAGGCCCTGCAGCAGGCCCTGAAGGAGCAGCAGAGGCCGAGCCCGGTCAAGCAAGGCTCATCAGAAGGAGCGACGAGGAAGAGGGCGGAGAAGCTGGAGAAACCTCCCAGGCTGATGTGGCTGGAGGAGCAAGCCAAGAGGCGAGAGGGAGAAGACGGAGCCACAGCTGTGGAAG AAGAGTGGGAGGACGTTGAGGAGGAAGATGACgatgagatggaggaggaggaggaggaggaggaggaggaggaggaggaggaggaggatgaagaggagacaATGGATCAAGAGGAGGGAGACTCAGCCGCTGCGTCTGACCCCCGACCCCCCGCTCTGCCGGGCTCCATCCCCGTCACCGACTGCCTGTTCTGCTCCCACCACTCCAAGTCGCTCATGAAGAACATCGGCCACATGACCAAAGTCCACAGCTTCTTCATCCCCGACGTGGAGTTCCTCGTCGACATCAAGGGCCTCGTCCGATACCTCG gAGAGAAAGTCGGTGCTGGAAACGTGTGTTTATGGTGTAACGAGAAAGGCCGCTCGTTCTACTCGACAGAAGCGGTACAGAGTCACATGACAGACAAAAGCCATTGTAAACTCTTCACAGACGGCGACGCTGCCCTGGAGTTTGCAGACTTCTACGACTTCAG GAGCAGCTACCCAGACAGGAAGGAGGGAGAAGATGCTGAAATGGCCGAAGAGGAGCTGCCTGATGACAAAAACCTGGAGTACGACGACGAAACACTGGAGCTGACTCTACCTTCAG GTGCTACGATCGGCCACCGCTCCCTCATGAGGTACTACAAACAGCGGTTCGGCGCTCAGAGAGCGATCGTGCTCACCCACAATAAGAACGCTGTGGGCCGAGTCCTGCGGCAGTATAAAGCTCTGGGCTGGGGCGGAGACGCAG gCTCCCTCTACCAGAAACAGAAAGACATGCAGTACGTACAGATGATGAAGTCAAAATGGATGCTGAAGCTCGGCATGAGCAACAACGCCACCAAGCAGAAGCACTTCAGAGCCCAAGTGATGTTCTAA